One Brassica oleracea var. oleracea cultivar TO1000 chromosome C7, BOL, whole genome shotgun sequence genomic window carries:
- the LOC106306092 gene encoding cellulose synthase A catalytic subunit 4 [UDP-forming] has translation MEPNTMASFGDEHRHSSFSAKICRICRDEVKDGDNGQTFVACHVCAFPVCKPCYEYERSNGNKCCPQCNTPYKRHKGSPTIAGDDEEEENNGHVDSDDELNIKNRKDTSSIHQNFAYGSENGDYNSKQQWRPNGRAFSSTGSVLGREFEGERDGATDAEWKERVDKWKARQEKRGLLVKGEQTKDQDSQTDEEEFLDADARQPLWRKVPISSSKISPYRIVIVLRLIILVFFFRFRILTPAKDAYPLWLISVICEIWFALSWILDQFPKWFPINRETYLDRLSMRFERDGEKNKLAPVDVFVSTVDPLKEPPIITANTILSILAVDYPVSKVSCYVSDDGASMLLFDTLSETSEFARRWVPFCKKYNVEPRAPEFYFSEKIDYLKDKVQTTFVKDRRAMKREYEEFKVRINSLVAKAQKKPEEGWVMQDGTPWPGNNTRDHPGMIQVYLGKEGAYDIDGNELPRLVYVSREKRPGYAHHKKAGAMNAMVRVSAVLTNAPFMLNLDCDHYINNSRAIRESMCFLMDPQLGKKLCYVQFPQRFDGIDRNDRYANRNIVFFDINMRGLDGIQGPVYVGTGCVFNRPALYGYEPPVSEKRKKMTCDCWPSWLSCCCGGGRRGKPKSDSKKKSGIKSLLSGLRRKKKKDSATTMSYSRKRSTEAIFDLEDIEEGLEGYDEHDKSSLMSQKNFEKRFGMSPVFIASTLMEKGGLPEATNTSSLIKEAIHVISCGYEEKTEWGKEIGWIYGSVTEDILTGFKMHCRGWKSIYCMPKRPAFKGSAPINLSDRLHQVLRWALGSVEIFFSRHCPLWYAWGGKLKILERLAYINTIVYPFTSIPLLAYCTIPAVCLLTGKFIIPTINNFASIWFLALFLSIIATAILELRWSEVSITDLWRNEQFWVIGGVSAHLFAVFQGLLKVLFGVDTNFTVTSKGASDEADEFGDLYLFKWTTLLIPPTTLIILNMVGVVAGVSDAINNGYGSWGPLFGKLFFAFWVIVHLYPFLKGLMGRQNRTPTIVVLWSILLASIFSLVWVRIDPFLAKQTGPLLKQCGVDC, from the exons ATGGAACCAAACACCATGGCCAGCTTCGGCGATGAG CATCGTCATTCGTCCTTCTCGGCAAAGATCTGTAGAATCTGTAGGGACGAGGTCAAAGACGGCGACAATGGCCAGACATTCGTGGCGTGCCACGTGTGCGCATTCCCTGTTTGCAAACCGTGCTACGAGTATGAGCGTAGCAACGGTAACAAATGTTGCCCTCAATGCAACACTCCCTATAAACGCCACAAAG GCTCTCCAACCATTGCTGGAGATGATGAAGAAGAAGAAAACAATGGTCATGTTGATTCGGACGATGAGTTGAATATCAAGAATCGCAAGGATACTTCCTCCATTCACCAGAATTTTGCCTATGGATCG GAAAATGGAGACTACAACAGTAAGCAGCAATGGCGTCCAAATGGCCGTGCCTTTTCTTCCACCGGAAGTG TGTTAGGGAGAGAGTTTGAAGGTGAGAGAGATGGCGCCACAGACGCTGAGTGGAAAGAACGAGTTGATAAATGGAAAGCGAGGCAAGAGAAGAGAGGTTTATTGGTTAAAGGAGAACAAACAAAGGATCAAGACAGCCAAACTGATGAAGAAGAATTCCT AGATGCTGATGCAAGACAACCTCTCTGGAGAAAAGTCCCAATCTCATCAAGCAAAATCAGTCCTTACAGGATCGTGATCGTTCTCCGCCTCATCATCTTAGTCTTCTTCTTCCGTTTCCGTATCCTGACACCAGCCAAAGACGCCTACCCTCTCTGGCTGATCTCAGTCATCTGCGAGATCTGGTTCGCACTCTCTTGGATTCTTGATCAGTTCCCTAAATGGTTCCCGATTAACCGTGAGACCTACCTTGACCGTCTCTCTATGAGATTCGAAAGGGATGGCGAGAAGAACAAGCTTGCACCGGTTGATGTGTTTGTCAGTACGGTGGATCCACTTAAGGAGCCTCCGATTATCACAGCCAACACTATTCTCTCCATCTTGGCCGTTGATTATCCGGTGAGTAAGGTTAGCTGCTATGTGTCTGATGACGGTGCTTCCATGCTCCTGTTCGATACGTTGTCTGAAACTTCAGAGTTTGCGAGAAGATGGGTTCCGTTTTGCAAGAAGTACAACGTTGAGCCAAGAGCTCCAGAGTTTTACTTCTCTGAGAAGATTGATTACTTGAAGGATAAAGTCCAAACTACATTCGTCAAAGATCGTAGAGCAATGAAG AGAGAATATGAAGAGTTTAAAGTGAGGATCAATTCTTTAGTGGCTAAAGCTCAGAAGAAGCCAGAAGAAGGTTGGGTGATGCAAGATGGTACACCATGGCCTGGGAACAACACTCGTGATCATCCCGGGATGATTCAG GTGTACTTAGGAAAGGAAGGAGCTTATGATATTGACGGTAACGAATTGCCACGCCTAGTGTATGTGTCGAGAGAGAAGCGTCCTGGTTACGCTCACCACAAGAAAGCTGGAGCCATGAATGCAATG GTTCGAGTCTCTGCAGTGCTCACAAATGCACCATTTATGCTGAACTTGGATTGTGATCATTACATCAACAATAGTAGAGCCATCAGAGAATCAATGTGCTTCCTGATGGATCCACAGCTCGGGAAAAAGCTTTGTTATGTTCAGTTCCCTCAGAGATTCGATGGAATCGATCGCAATGATCGATACGCCAACAGAAACATCGTCTTCTTCGAT ATAAACATGAGAGGGTTAGATGGGATTCAAGGACCAGTCTATGTCGGAACAGGATGTGTATTCAACAGACCAGCACTGTACGGATACGAACCACCCGTGTCTGAAAAACGAAAGAAGATGACATGCGACTGCTGGCCGTCGTGGCTTTCCTGCTGCTGCGGCGGAGGTAGGCGTGGCAAACCGAAGTCAGACTCGAAGAAGAAGTCAGGGATCAAGAGCTTGTTATCTGGACTGAGGAGGAAGAAGAAGAAGGATAGTGCAACGACGATGAGCTATTCGAGAAAACGATCGACCGAAGCCATATTCGATCTTGAGGACATCGAAGAAGGGCTTGAAGGGTACGACGAGCACGATAAATCGTCTCTAATGTCGCAGAAGAACTTCGAGAAGAGATTCGGAATGTCTCCTGTGTTCATCGCGTCAACGCTGATGGAGAAAGGAGGGTTACCAGAGGCGACGAACACGAGCTCACTCATCAAAGAAGCGATTCACGTCATTAGCTGTGGATACGAAGAGAAGACTGAGTGGGGCAAAGAGATCGGGTGGATCTACGGATCAGTGACAGAGGATATCCTTACGGGGTTCAAGATGCATTGTAGAGGTTGGAAGTCGATTTACTGTATGCCTAAAAGACCAGCTTTTAAAGGATCAGCTCCGATCAATCTGTCTGACCGGTTGCACCAAGTGCTTCGATGGGCGCTTGGTTCGGTCGAAATCTTCTTTAGTCGTCATTGTCCGTTATGGTATGCATGGGGAGGCAAGCTCAAGATTCTAGAACGTCTCGCTTACATCAACACCATTGTCTACCCTTTCACTTCTATTCCTCTGCTCGCCTATTGTACTATCCCAGCGGTTTGTCTTCTCACCGGCAAGTTCATCATTCCAACG ATCAACAACTTTGCGAGCATATGGTTCCTCGCGCTGTTCCTATCAATCATCGCGACGGCTATCTTGGAGCTGCGGTGGAGCGAAGTGAGCATCACTGACCTGTGGCGTAACGAGCAGTTCTGGGTGATCGGAGGAGTCTCCGCTCACCTCTTCGCCGTTTTTCAAGGTCTCCTCAAAGTCCTCTTCGGAGTCGACACAAACTTCACCGTCACATCCAAAGGAGCCTCGGACGAAGCCGACGAGTTCGGAGATCTTTACCTCTTCAAATGGACAACTCTTCTCATCCCTCCCACGACTCTCATCATCCTCAACATGGTCGGTGTCGTGGCAGGCGTTTCGGACGCCATTAACAACGGGTACGGCTCCTGGGGACCACTTTTCGGGAAGCTGTTTTTCGCGTTTTGGGTCATCGTTCATCTTTACCCGTTCCTCAAGGGTTTGATGGGTCGACAGAACCGAACTCCCACGATCGTTGTGCTTTGGTCGATCCTCTTGGCGTCCATTTTCTCGCTGGTTTGGGTTCGGATCGATCCGTTTTTGGCGAAACAGACTGGTCCGTTACTGAAGCAGTGTGGCGTCGACTGTTGA
- the LOC106301339 gene encoding acid phosphatase 1 produces the protein MARSLLLSLTLACFFTAIVSARDWNILNQLKGGKPTTRQNGVGSLKVSNLNGYCESWRVNVELHNIRDFTVVPQECVWFVQKYMTSSQYEDDVERAVDEAILYLGKTCCEKKKCDGMDAWIFDIDDTLLSTIPYHKSNGCFGGEQLNTTKFEEWQNLGKAPAVPSMVKLFHEIRERGFKIFLVSSRKEYLRSATVENLIEVGYHGWSNLLLRGEEEEKKSVSQYKADVRTWLTSLGYRVWGVMGSQWNSFAGCPVPKRTFKLPNSIYYIA, from the exons ATGGCTAGATCTTTGTTGCTCTCGCTAACCCTCGCGTGCTTCTTCACCGCAATTGTCTCAGCTCGTGACTGGAACATCCTAAACCAGCTCAAAGGAGGCAAGCCAACCACCAGGCAAAACGGCGTAGGATCGTTGAAAGTATCAAACCTAAACGGATACTGCGAGAGCTGGAGAGTCAACGTGGAGCTTCACAACATCAGAGACTTCACGGTGGTGCCGCAGGAGTGCGTCTGGTTCGTCCAAAAGTATATGACATCATCTCAATACGAGGATGACGTGGAGAGAGCCGTTGATGAAGCCATCCTATACCTCGGAAAAACTTGTTGCGAGAAGAAGAAATGTGATGGAATGGATGCTTGGATCTTTGACATTGATGACACTCTTCTCTCCACCATTCCTTACCACAAGAGCAACGGATGCTTCGG TGGTGAGCAACTAAACACGACCAAGTTCGAGGAATGGCAAAATTTGGGAAAGGCACCAGCGGTTCCAAGCATGGTGAAGCTGTTCCACGAGATTAGAGAGAGAGGCTTTAAAATCTTTTTGGTCTCTTCTCGTAAAGAGTATCTCAGATCCGCCACCGTCGAAAACCTTATTGAAGTCGGTTACCACGGCTGGTCTAACCTTCTTCTCAG GGGAGAAGAGGAAGAGAAGAAGAGTGTGAGCCAATACAAAGCAGATGTGAGGACATGGCTTACAAGTCTTGGATACAGAGTTTGGGGAGTGATGGGTTCACAATGGAACAGCTTCGCAGGTTGTCCAGTTCCCAAGAGAACCTTCAAGCTCCCTAACTCCATCTACTACATCGCTTGA